The Medicago truncatula cultivar Jemalong A17 chromosome 4, MtrunA17r5.0-ANR, whole genome shotgun sequence genome includes a region encoding these proteins:
- the LOC25494282 gene encoding AFG1-like ATPase, whose product MRISVRSLRQLRHVYQRQSCVMINNLVAEKPCYFEKCCQIHNSAYRVLDQAESNIFKNHPFINTSTRSISADAVKITNGVTKKSGPLVEYERRIANGELVDGDSCQVETLTELQRLYDELVEHADECQLDRNSEKPVRHGWLWSRLLSHPSHSPVKGLYLYGGVGTGKTMLMDLFYDQLPSNWKKKRIHFHDFMLNVHSLLQKHKGLSDPLDVVAGEISDEAVLLCLDEFMVTDVADALILNRLFRHLFSKGIILVSTSNRAPDNLYEGGLQRDLFLPFIATLKERCIAHEIGSSTDYRKMTSGGQGFYLVGSDSSGFLKKKFQQLIGEGTPTPQEVEVVMGRKLHVPLGANGCAYFPFEELCDKPLGAADYFGLFKKFHTLALDGIPIFGLSNKAAAHRFVTLVDVIYENKARLLCSADGSPLDLFQKIVTISEAKQRAPRTSSRSRKNDEADLCVDNELGFAKDRTISRLTEINSREYLEHHALAEKKEREDQNVVEA is encoded by the exons atgaGAATCAGTGTTCGTTCTCTACGCCAATTGAGACATGTTTATCAGAGACAAAGTTGTGTTATGATCAACAATCTTGTTGCAGAAAAACCTTGTTACTTTGAAAAGTGTTGTCAAATTCATAATTCAGCTTATAGAGTTCTTGATCAAGCTGAGTCAAACATATTCAAGAACCATCCATTTATTAACACATCCACAAGATCTATCTCAGCTGATGCTGTGAAGATCACAAATGGAG TAACTAAAAAAAGTGGACCTCTTGTTGAGTATGAACGGAGAATTGCCAATGGCGAATTGGTAGATGGTGATAGTTGTCAG GTTGAAACACTGACTGAACTTCAGAGACTCTATGATGAGCTTGTTGAGCATGCCGATGAATGCCAATTGGATCGCAATTCTGAAAAACCTGTAAG acaCGGGTGGCTTTGGTCTCGTCTCTTGTCACATCCTTCGCATTCACCTGTAAAAGGTTTATATCTTTATGGAGGAGTAGGCACTGGCAAAACTATGCTGATGGACTTGTTTTATGATCAATT GCCCtcaaattggaagaaaaagaggATTCATTTTCACGATTTCATGTTGAATGTACATAGCCTATTACAA AAGCACAAGGGCCTGTCAGATCCACTGGATGTTGTTGCAGGAGAGATTTCTGACGAAGCAGTTTTATTATGTCTTGATGAATTCATG GTAACAGATGTTGCCGATGCATTGATACTTAATCGCTTGTTCAGACATCTATTCAGCAAAGGAATT ATTCTAGTATCCACTTCAAATCGTGCTCCAGATAATCTATATGAAGGTGGACTGCAGAGGGATCTCTTTCTACCCTTCATTGCAACATTGAAG GAAAGATGCATAGCTCATGAGATTGGTTCATCAACTGACTACCGCAAAATGACTTCG GGTGGCCAAGGATTCTATTTGGTTGGCAGTGATTCGTCTGGCTTTCTTAAGAAAAAGTTTCAGCAGTTGATTGGAGAAGGCACACCTACTCCCCAAGAAGTGGAAGTAGTAATGGGAAGAAAACTTCAC GTCCCATTGGGAGCTAATGGATGTGCCTATTTTCCTTTTGAAGAACTTTGTGACAAACCTCTTGGAGCTGCAGATTATTTTGGATTATTCA aGAAATTTCATACTTTAGCACTTGATGGCATCCCGATTTTTGGGCTTAGTAATAAAGCAGCTGCACATAGGTTTGTCACTTTGGTGGAT GTGATATATGAGAACAAAGCCAGATTATTGTGTTCAGCTGATGGTAGCCCTCTtgatctctttcaaaaaatagtaACAATATCCGAGGCTAAACAAAGGGCACCCAGGACCTCTTCGAGATCGAGAAAAAATGATGAGGCTGACCTTTGTGTTGACAATGAACTAGGGTTTGCAAAAGACCGCACCATTAGTAG ACTGACAGAGATCAACAGCAGAGAATACTTGGAGCATCATGCATTagcagaaaagaaagaaagagaggatCAGAATGTCGTTGAAGCTTGA